Proteins from one Mesorhizobium sp. M9A.F.Ca.ET.002.03.1.2 genomic window:
- the guaB gene encoding IMP dehydrogenase, whose product MAKIIETSTGALALTFDDVLLQPGHSEVMPGETDIRTRIAGDIDLNVPILSAAMDTVTEARLAIAMAQAGGIGVIHRNFSPAEQAEQVRQVKKFESGMVVNPVTIGPDATLADALGLMRTYSISGIPVVENGGAGGHTVGRLVGILTNRDVRFASDPAQKVYELMTRENLITVKENVDQDEAKRLLHQHRIEKLVVVDSDGNCVGLITVKDIEKSQLNPHATKDVQGRLRAAAATSVGDDGFERAERLIDAGVDLLVIDTAHGHSQRVLDAVTRAKKLSNSVRILAGNVATSDGTLALIDAGADAVKVGIGPGSICTTRIVAGVGMPQLSAIMSAVETAQKSGVSVIADGGIKYSGDLAKALAAGASAAMIGSLLAGTDESPGEVYLHQGRSFKAYRGMGSVGAMARGSADRYFQAEVRDTLKLVPEGIEGQVPYKGPVSGVLHQLAGGLKAAMGYVGGRDLADFRERATFVRISNAGLRESHAHDVTITRESPNYPGGA is encoded by the coding sequence ATGGCAAAAATTATCGAAACGTCCACGGGCGCGTTGGCGCTGACCTTTGACGACGTGCTGCTGCAGCCGGGTCATTCAGAGGTCATGCCCGGCGAGACCGACATCCGCACCCGCATCGCCGGCGACATCGACCTCAACGTGCCGATCCTCTCCGCCGCCATGGATACCGTCACCGAGGCGCGTCTCGCCATCGCCATGGCCCAGGCCGGCGGCATCGGCGTCATCCACCGCAATTTCTCGCCGGCCGAGCAGGCCGAGCAGGTGCGGCAAGTGAAGAAATTCGAATCCGGCATGGTGGTCAACCCCGTCACCATCGGTCCCGATGCGACGCTCGCCGACGCCTTGGGGCTGATGCGCACCTACAGCATTTCAGGGATTCCCGTGGTCGAGAACGGCGGCGCCGGAGGGCATACGGTCGGACGGCTGGTCGGCATCCTGACCAACCGCGACGTGCGCTTCGCCTCCGACCCGGCGCAGAAAGTCTACGAGCTGATGACCCGTGAGAACCTGATCACGGTCAAGGAGAACGTCGATCAGGACGAGGCCAAGCGGCTCCTGCACCAGCACCGCATCGAAAAGCTGGTCGTGGTCGACAGCGACGGCAATTGCGTCGGGCTGATCACCGTCAAGGACATCGAGAAGTCGCAGCTCAACCCGCACGCCACCAAGGACGTGCAGGGGCGCCTGCGCGCGGCGGCCGCCACCAGCGTCGGCGATGACGGCTTCGAGCGCGCCGAGCGCCTGATCGACGCCGGCGTCGACCTTCTGGTGATCGATACCGCGCATGGTCACTCGCAACGCGTGCTCGACGCGGTGACGCGGGCCAAGAAGCTGTCCAATTCGGTCCGCATCCTTGCCGGCAACGTCGCCACGTCGGACGGCACGCTGGCGCTGATCGACGCCGGCGCCGACGCCGTCAAGGTCGGCATCGGGCCGGGGTCCATCTGCACCACCCGCATCGTCGCCGGCGTCGGCATGCCGCAGCTTTCGGCGATCATGTCGGCGGTCGAGACGGCGCAGAAATCGGGCGTCTCGGTCATTGCCGATGGCGGCATCAAATATTCCGGCGATCTCGCCAAGGCGCTCGCCGCCGGCGCCAGTGCCGCCATGATCGGATCGCTGCTGGCCGGCACCGACGAGAGCCCGGGCGAGGTCTACCTGCACCAGGGCCGCTCGTTCAAAGCCTATCGCGGCATGGGCTCGGTCGGCGCCATGGCCCGCGGCTCCGCCGATCGCTACTTCCAGGCCGAGGTCCGCGACACGCTGAAACTGGTGCCGGAAGGCATCGAAGGGCAGGTTCCCTACAAGGGACCTGTGTCCGGCGTGCTGCACCAGCTTGCCGGCGGCCTGAAAGCCGCCATGGGTTATGTCGGCGGTCGCGACCTTGCCGATTTCCGCGAACGCGCCACCTTTGTGCGCATATCCAACGCCGGACTTCGTGAAAGCCACGCCCATGACGTCACGATCACCCGCGAAAGCCCGAATTACCCCGGCGGAGCCTGA